The Streptococcus equi subsp. equi nucleotide sequence GACTGTTTTTGGACGTGGTAAATTGACTCTTGCTAAATTAGCAGTTAGCATAGCTGTCAGTACTTTGGTATTTGCAATTGCTAGTGGTCTGGTCTTTGCTGTCTTTGCGACCTATTTTGGTTTTAGCGGCTGGGACACTAGCTTACAACTCAATTTGTATTGGATTGATCCAGTGATAAACATTATGGCTTTCCCGGAAAAGATGACCTTAGGCATTGCGTTTGTCTATTTATTGGTGTTTCAGTATATTGGCCTGATATTTATGACAGGCATTCATGCACTAGTTTCATCTCTAACTAAGTCTCCTCTAACCACTTTTGGTATATCTGCTCTTATTGTATATGCACCGGTCTTTCTAATGGGAATTTTTCCAGAAGGTTTGATGAACAAACTGTTAACATTTGTATCCGTACAAACCTTTGGTACACAAGAATTATTATTAAAATTGGCCTATATGTACTGACCCCCAAAAGTTGGACACGACATATTAGTGAAAGGATTTAGTTCTGTATTGCACAGGGCTAAGTCCTTTTAGCTTTGCTTTAATGCGTTTGTTGTTGTAGTAAAAAATGTAATCTGTAATAGCTTGTTCAAGCTCATTAAGGGATTGATAAGTTGTCTCAAGGCCGTAAAACATCTCAGATTTGAGAATACCAAAGAAGGACTCCATCATCCCATTATCTGGACTATTTCCCTTGCGAGACATGGATGGACGAATGCCTTTAGTCTCCAAAAAGTGATGATAAGACTGATGTTGATATTGCCAGCCTTGATCGCTGTGGAGAGTCGTTCCATTGTACGAATCCGCTGGAAAAGCCTTCTCAAGCATGGTTTGTACTTGCTTCAAGTCAGGCGATCGAGACAGGGTGAAATCAATAATCTCACTGTTATAGCCGTCAAGAACAGGCGATAGATAGAGTTTCCCCTCAGGTAAGGTAAATTCCGTCACATCGGTATAGCACTTCTCGTAGGGCTTAGAACCTTCAAACTGACGTTTAATCAGATTATCAGCCTTTTTGCCAACCTCACCTTTGTAAGAAGAATACTTGCGCTTACGACGGATACGAGCTTTTAAGCCCATGACAGTCATCAAACGTTGTACTTTTTTGTGATTGACGATAAAACCACGATTTCT carries:
- a CDS encoding transposase, whose protein sequence is MLEILDLSRSTYYYQVKQLAQEDKDMDLKELIQGIYDEHHGNYGYRRIHLELRNRGFIVNHKKVQRLMTVMGLKARIRRKRKYSSYKGEVGKKADNLIKRQFEGSKPYEKCYTDVTEFTLPEGKLYLSPVLDGYNSEIIDFTLSRSPDLKQVQTMLEKAFPADSYNGTTLHSDQGWQYQHQSYHHFLETKGIRPSMSRKGNSPDNGMMESFFGILKSEMFYGLETTYQSLNELEQAITDYIFYYNNKRIKAKLKGLSPVQYRTKSFH
- a CDS encoding membrane protein produces the protein MVSHYAISHLVPKSTDKLIAINSTDKSLTFDNVHLKSREELGSALPLKELKLGNFAPWNQLFDVTNSTYLLVVMLCLYITAPLFSGESSKKMNSILLTTVFGRGKLTLAKLAVSIAVSTLVFAIASGLVFAVFATYFGFSGWDTSLQLNLYWIDPVINIMAFPEKMTLGIAFVYLLVFQYIGLIFMTGIHALVSSLTKSPLTTFGISALIVYAPVFLMGIFPEGLMNKLLTFVSVQTFGTQELLLKLAYMY